The Helianthus annuus cultivar XRQ/B chromosome 16, HanXRQr2.0-SUNRISE, whole genome shotgun sequence genome includes a window with the following:
- the LOC118488303 gene encoding uncharacterized protein LOC118488303: MADRLETVAYGMAWPSMSTMIDSSPISEGCVKVEVDDIVDKHKKSEVYSVTKTSEIKLVEDLVLRYVQWPRYAIKLKNEGRQSMSPNAPIVNSRRGSQSHRGASPLVADSIIHDDDTRMTPAYHPCLQMIGEDNHQLPSQLQIEDQDLFKDGFVNMLQQQTVTNAPIQVSEPVRVPEPVPETVPEPVPAPKPVSVPKPKKVRKSKLVPKPVSVPVPKPVLATVPKPKLEPHIKLITGSQGETWEDPKLNSIKQNLRNKTGLIRDVVDKLDKLFKHRTHIRTSSPQGMYPISVQYLIPYSELLNLFLRRWLDISVIYSFSMYFFLSPNSRCAFFDPYKICGAKCESDPDDVIKHIKEVYEHHEDKRYFLAPYHDNDHWKLLIFEPTTSSAFIVDSIKKGKSEESYLISKLIPSGFERTFTWTVINCYQQPGSWECGYMLIKHMWEFVETIQHDFINRKWNTQEKTSGEEIESMVVDLMERWIKEVFGIRT; the protein is encoded by the exons ATGGCTGATAGGTTAGAGACGGTGGCTTATGGTATGGCATGGCCTAGCATGTCAACGATGATAGATTCTAGCCCAATATCCGAGGGTTGTGTCAAGGTGGAAGTGGATGATATTGTTGATAAACATAAGAAGTCGGAAGTTTATTCAGTCACCAAAACAAGTGAAATTAAATTGGTTGAAGATTTGGTTCTTCGATATGTTCAATGGCCAAGATATGCAATAAAG CTTAAGAATGAAGGAAGACAAAGCATGTCACCTAACGCCCCCATTGTGAACTCGAGGCGTGGGTCACAGAGTCATAGAGGCGCCTCACCATTGGTAGCCGACTCAATAATACATGATGATGACACCAGAATGACTCCAGCTTATCATCCATGCTTACAAATG ATTGGCGAAGACAATCACCAACTTCCAAGTCAACTTCAAATCGAAGATCAAGATCTTTTTAAAGATGGTTTTGTAAATATG TTGCAGCAACAAACTGTTACAAATGCTCCCATACAGGTATCCGAACCTGTAAGGGTACCCGAACCTGTACCCGAAACTGTACCCGAACCTGTACCAGCACCCAAACCTGTATCCGTACCCAAACCCAAAAAAGTACGCAAATCCAAACTTGTACCCAAACCCGTATCGGTACCCGTACCTAAACCCGTACTCGCAACTGTACCCAAACCCAAACTCGAACCACATATAAAACTCATAACCGGTTCTCAAGGCGAAACATGGGAGGATCCTAAGTTGAATTCGATCAAGCAGAATTTACGAAACAAAACCGGTCTCATTCGAGACGTAGTTGATAAATTAGACAAACTCTTTAAGCACCGCACTCACATTCGTACTTCTTCACCGCAAGGGATGTATCCCATATCGGTTCAATATCTAATCCCATATTCGGAATTGTTAAACTTATTTCTAAGGCGGTGGCTTGATATTAGCGTAATATATTCGTTTTCCAT GTATTTTTTTCTGTCTCCCAATTCCCGGTGTGCATTTTTTGATCCGTACAAAATTTGTGGTGCAAAATGCGAAAGTGATCCGGATGATGTGATAAAACACATCAAAGAGGTATACGAGCATCATGAAGACAAAAGATATTTTCTTGCACCTTATCATGACAA cgaTCACTGGAAGCTTTTAATATTTGAACCAACCACTTCAAGCGCATTCATTGTTGATTCAATAAAAAAGGGAAAGTCGGAGGAAAGTTACCTCATTTCAAAGCTAATTCCCAGTGGTTTCGAGAGAACTTTTACATGGACAGTTATCAAT TGCTACCAACAACCGGGCTCATGGGAATGCGGTTATATGTTGATAAAACACATGTGGGAGTTTGTTGAGACAATTCAACATGACTTTATTAATCGT AAATGGAATACACAAGAGAAGACTTCGGGTGAGGAAATTGAATCTATGGTCGTAGACTTGATGGAGCGTTGGATTAAGGAGGTGTTTGGGATTCGGACATGA